The Amaranthus tricolor cultivar Red isolate AtriRed21 chromosome 14, ASM2621246v1, whole genome shotgun sequence DNA window GGAAAAGCAGAGGGATTCTTTGTTCATGAGGATGGGGGTTTAAGGTTTAAGAGCCGATGGTGTTTGCCGATGGGTGAAACGACTTTGAAAGAGCGTATCTTAGATGAGGTTCATAATTCGATGTTTTCTGTTCACCCAGGAGGTGATAAGATATATCAAGATCTTAAACTgatgttttggtggtcggggatgaagaaggatattgtGGAGTATGTTTCGCGCTGCTTGACCTGCCAAAAGGTTAAAAGCGAACATAAACGACCGGGCGGATTGTTACAACCTTTGCAGATACCGATGTGaaagtgggatgacatatcgaTGGACTTTATCGTGGGGTTCCTCGAACAAAATCAGGTAATGATGCTTTATGAGTCATAGTAGATCGCTTGACGAAATCTGCACGTTTCATTCCCATGAATTATCTTTGGGAGATGGAACAGTTGGCTCGtgcttacattaagtatgtcgttCGATTTAACGGTGTACCCCGTACAATTGTGTCTGATAGCTATACCCGTTATCTGTCGCATTTTTGGAAGACTTTACAACAGGCTATGGGCACTACACTGTTGTTTAGTATGTCGTTTCACCCGCAGACTGATGGGCAGACGGAaaggacaaatcaaattttagagGACATGTTGCGAGCtattgccatggaatggcaagggtcgTGGGATGATCATTTGGATCTTATCGAGTTTTCTTACAACTATAGTTACCATACGACAATTCAGATGGCTCCATttgaggctttgtatgggcaTCGTTACCGAAATCCGGTGTATTGGGACGATTTCGCTCAGGCGGTGACTTTGGGACTTGATTTGTTACTTTAAATGACAGAGCAAGTGAAACTGATAAGGGATAGAATGAAAGCAACACAAGATCGTCAAAAGTCTTATGTTGATTTGTAGCGTCGTTCAGAAGAGTTTAACGTTGGGGACCGGGTTTTGCTACGATTATTGCCGATGCGTGGCGTTGTTcattttggtgctcgt harbors:
- the LOC130799337 gene encoding uncharacterized protein LOC130799337 gives rise to the protein MALGGVEELNRDFAKLSLEVIREGELQQCFGALAIQPSFFEEILRSQDKDPKHIKLKEKAREGKAEGFFVHEDGGLRFKSRWCLPMGETTLKERILDEVHNSMFSVHPGGDKIYQDLKLMFWWSGMKKDIVEYRCESGMTYRWTLSWGSSNKISYTRYLSHFWKTLQQAMGTTLLFSMSFHPQTDGQTERTNQILEDMLRAIAMEWQGSWDDHLDLIEFSYNYSYHTTIQMAPFEALYGHRYRNPVYWDDFAQARRSEEFNVGDRVLLRLLPMRGVVHFGARGKLSPRFIGPYEILERVGKMPYRLALPDSLEKVHDVFHVSQLKRYFAATSHV